The following are from one region of the Actinoplanes sp. L3-i22 genome:
- a CDS encoding metal-dependent phosphohydrolase gives MAIVTSLPDQFRTAARGAGATAADADLDSAANYLLTRWNEPQRHYHDETHLAAVLTVVDRFAELAPHPDRVRLAAWMHDAVYDPRALGDANERDSAEFASGLLVTLGVPDEVAAEVARLVGLTAGHATEDDDPDGELLCDADLAILAADEERYAGYSAAIRREYAHVPDSDFRAGRSRVLTELLKLPSIYRLAPIREAWEARAQANLKAELELLA, from the coding sequence ATGGCCATCGTGACATCTTTGCCCGACCAGTTCCGGACGGCGGCGCGCGGCGCCGGCGCCACCGCCGCCGACGCCGACCTCGACTCCGCCGCAAACTACCTGCTCACCCGGTGGAACGAGCCGCAACGCCACTATCACGACGAGACGCACCTCGCCGCCGTGCTGACGGTCGTCGACCGGTTCGCCGAGCTGGCCCCGCACCCGGACCGGGTCCGGCTGGCCGCCTGGATGCACGACGCGGTCTACGACCCACGCGCGCTGGGTGACGCGAACGAGCGGGACAGCGCGGAGTTCGCCTCCGGCCTGCTGGTCACGCTCGGCGTGCCGGACGAGGTGGCGGCCGAGGTGGCCCGCCTGGTCGGGCTGACCGCGGGGCACGCGACCGAGGACGACGACCCGGACGGCGAACTGCTCTGCGACGCCGACCTGGCGATCCTGGCCGCCGACGAGGAACGCTACGCCGGCTACAGCGCCGCGATCCGCCGCGAGTACGCCCACGTGCCGGACAGCGACTTCCGGGCCGGCCGCTCCCGGGTCCTGACCGAGCTGCTCAAACTCCCGTCGATCTACCGCCTCGCCCCGATCCGCGAGGCCTGGGAAGCCCGCGCCCAGGCCAATCTGAAGGCCGAGCTGGAACTGCTCGCTTAA
- a CDS encoding DUF4031 domain-containing protein: MILVDEPRWPGRGHLWSHLVSDVSYAELHAFAEMLGSPRRAFDRDHYDIPAARFRSALWLGATLVPSRELAARLRTSGLRRPKHLSRGTA, encoded by the coding sequence TTGATACTCGTCGACGAGCCGCGCTGGCCGGGTCGTGGCCACCTCTGGTCACACCTGGTCAGCGACGTCTCCTACGCCGAACTGCACGCGTTCGCGGAGATGCTCGGCTCGCCGCGCCGCGCCTTCGACCGGGATCATTACGACATTCCGGCCGCGCGGTTCCGCTCGGCGTTGTGGCTCGGGGCCACCCTGGTCCCTTCGCGCGAGCTGGCGGCCCGCCTCCGCACGTCCGGCTTACGCCGTCCCAAACACCTTTCCCGGGGTACGGCGTAA
- a CDS encoding glycerol-3-phosphate dehydrogenase/oxidase: MRDPSVSRYTAGRLSPIRRASDLRRLRDENFDVLVIGAGVTGAGAAVDAASRGLKVALVEARDFAAGTSSRSSKLIHGGLRYLEQLELHLVHEALTERGLLATRIAPHLVRPVPIMVPLPAANPAKRVWQRGYYGLGVAAYDVFAGVFGGGRGMPLHRHLSRDGARHLFPSLRADKITGAIRYYDGQMDDARLVVNLARTAAAQGAAVVTSARVTGFVREAREVVGVKLRDLESPGSPEFEVRAKTVVAATGVWSDDMSEMLRDVGVRPGLRVRASKGVHLVVPRSAITGEAGLILRTATSVLFVLPWGGHWIIGTTDTDWELDRSHPAASARDIRYLLDQVNEVLDRPLTTDDIEGVYAGLRPLLSGEADSTSKLSREHAVVEPMLGLLMVAGGKYTTYRVMAADVIDQAVRRLGGEFRASRTDQLPLLGADGYAAAWRDRQDMARRHGVTTGVVEHLLERYGTLTVHLLAMMAADPSLAVPLDGAPEYLAVEIAYAALAEGALHLDDALTRRTRISIETTHRGAESAEHTARIMGGVLGWDETVRKREVEHYLARVTAERESQTMPDDLAADAARVGAPDVRGLAADRGHALLHVDL; encoded by the coding sequence GTGCGCGATCCCTCCGTCTCCCGCTACACGGCCGGCCGGCTCTCCCCGATTCGCCGCGCGTCCGACCTGCGGCGGCTGCGTGACGAAAACTTCGACGTCCTGGTGATCGGCGCCGGGGTCACCGGGGCCGGTGCGGCGGTCGACGCCGCCTCCCGCGGTCTCAAGGTGGCCCTGGTCGAGGCGCGTGACTTCGCCGCCGGCACCTCCAGCCGATCCAGCAAGCTCATCCACGGCGGCCTGCGCTACCTGGAGCAGCTCGAGCTGCACCTGGTGCACGAGGCGCTCACCGAGCGCGGCCTGCTCGCCACCCGGATCGCCCCGCACCTGGTTCGCCCGGTGCCGATCATGGTGCCGTTGCCCGCCGCCAACCCGGCCAAGCGGGTCTGGCAGCGGGGCTACTACGGGCTCGGCGTCGCGGCGTACGACGTCTTCGCCGGCGTCTTCGGCGGGGGCCGGGGCATGCCGCTGCACCGGCACCTGAGCCGCGACGGCGCCCGGCACCTCTTCCCCAGCCTGCGCGCCGACAAGATCACCGGGGCGATCCGCTACTACGACGGCCAGATGGACGACGCCCGCCTGGTGGTCAACCTGGCCCGGACGGCGGCCGCCCAGGGCGCCGCGGTGGTCACCAGCGCCCGGGTCACCGGCTTCGTGCGCGAGGCGCGCGAGGTGGTCGGCGTCAAACTGCGGGACCTGGAGTCACCCGGGTCACCCGAGTTCGAGGTCCGGGCCAAGACCGTCGTCGCCGCCACCGGCGTGTGGAGCGACGACATGTCGGAGATGCTCCGCGACGTCGGGGTCCGCCCCGGCCTGCGGGTGCGCGCCTCCAAGGGCGTGCACCTGGTGGTGCCCCGCTCGGCGATCACCGGCGAGGCCGGGCTGATCCTGCGCACCGCCACCTCGGTGCTGTTCGTGCTGCCCTGGGGCGGGCACTGGATCATCGGCACCACGGACACCGACTGGGAGCTGGACCGGTCCCACCCGGCCGCCTCCGCCCGGGACATCCGCTACCTGCTCGACCAGGTCAACGAGGTGCTGGACCGGCCGCTGACCACGGACGACATCGAGGGCGTCTACGCCGGGCTGCGCCCGCTGCTCTCCGGTGAGGCGGACTCCACGTCCAAGCTGTCCCGCGAGCACGCCGTCGTCGAGCCGATGCTCGGCCTGCTGATGGTCGCCGGGGGGAAGTACACGACGTACCGGGTGATGGCCGCCGACGTGATCGACCAGGCGGTCCGGCGGCTGGGCGGCGAGTTCCGCGCCTCCCGGACGGATCAGCTGCCGCTGCTCGGCGCCGACGGCTACGCCGCCGCCTGGCGGGACCGGCAGGACATGGCCCGCCGGCACGGCGTCACCACCGGCGTGGTCGAGCACCTGCTGGAGCGGTACGGCACGCTCACCGTCCACCTGCTCGCGATGATGGCGGCCGACCCGTCGCTGGCCGTGCCGCTCGACGGCGCGCCGGAATACCTGGCGGTCGAGATCGCGTACGCGGCGCTCGCCGAGGGCGCCCTCCACCTCGACGACGCGCTCACCCGCCGCACCCGGATCTCGATCGAGACCACGCACCGCGGCGCCGAGTCCGCCGAGCACACCGCCCGGATCATGGGCGGGGTCCTGGGCTGGGACGAGACCGTCCGCAAGCGCGAGGTCGAGCACTACCTGGCCCGGGTCACCGCCGAGCGGGAGTCCCAGACCATGCCGGACGACCTGGCCGCGGACGCCGCCCGGGTCGGCGCTCCGGACGTGCGCGGCCTGGCCGCCGACCGCGGTCACGCGCTGCTGCACGTGGACCTTTGA
- a CDS encoding Ig-like domain-containing protein, which translates to MHRTGAAGLLLCAVVLATCAFLAGPSRAATAGFALRFEANTNGSVLIRGNANLVCPVADPACANGRAGLGAKLNDNDFAMVGADADHDPATVNDSTATVALPPGSTVLFAGLYWSADLTAAPVPANKNKVKFRTASGTVWQPVTASTVYTTGSAYQGFADVTALVAGAGSGVYGVADIQAGVGVNRFAGWALAVAYRNPAEVLRALRVYDGLETVSGSGTLDIPVSGFETPHSGAVRAEVGTVAYEGDLGTKLDALRLNGQPMSDSANPVDNFFNSTVSSGGAPVGGRDPGYPNLFGVDIDQLDATGKLGHAVTSATLTLTTSGDTYYPGVVTFAIDLYAPKLVTTLAGTDLNGGDLQAGDLVEYRIDVRNDGNDTADGTVLSDAIPPYTSYVPGSMRIEGVPAADAFSGGRIDVTLGDIAYQGATWVTFLVRIDPGAPAGYAVTNLVSLSYTGHTAGVGVSGLAGTVASVVAPAQSDLAATLSVAPGVVQQAALPAMVTYLATVTNNGASAEPDAGAELTLPAGATTGALPAGCTAFAQVVTCALGPLQPASSASVAIPATAVSATLRVFGTNTDPVPGNNTGVASVVVNAAPQAVADPAAAPGVIAVLANDNDPDGTVGALTVTITTPPVHGTAIVLADGTIAYTPAAGWAGTEPFTYTITDAYGGSSSAVVTVRTPNAAPVPADDAAAVDTGGTVTVPVLANDYDPNGDPLTVTAVTDPSHGTVTITGNAIVFTPLLSFVGTATFTYTVSDGQDTATARLDVDVANAIPTAADDLASVAYLAAATVPVLTNDTDINGDPLSIVSVATPAHGTATVAGGTVVYQPAVGFSGADTFGYTITDNHSGTSVAQITVLVADAPPTAVDVTRSTPYLTPVAVDPPVWGTDPNPGDTLVVSGAANPAHGSVVRNPDGTLTYTPYAGWSGTDVFTVTVSDGRGGTDTGTVTIVVANAPPTARPESVTRPAGLPSTIDVLLNDDDPNGDPLTVTVDTPATHGTATVAAGRVAYQPVAGYAGPDAFHYTIADGHGGTSGATVTISLVNAPPTARPDTASTPTDTPVTIDPTGNDDDPNGDTLTLLTWTAAAHGTLTAGAGGTVVYTPAAGFTGTDSFGYTIADSHGVPDSAIVTVVVRNAPPVAVDDTFRVRAQGATALAVVANDHDPNTGQALSVLSTGSPAHGTVAVTGPLTIGYTPAPGFAADTFSYVLTDDLGGTDSATVTIAVDPAPVAADDTAETGAATPVTIDVTANDHDPLGDALTVSGTGAPAHGTASVLAGGRVRYLPAAGFAGIDTFGYDLGDPIGNTAHAQVSVLVRPAPTARPDHAAVHAGQSVDVDVLANDTGNALTVTAVDAPVRGTATLAGGTVRYAAPALWTGSETFRYVVTDALGGTADATVTVVVTDVTPFAVPDSRVTAYRKAVTVPVLANDLVEDAPLRIVGVTDPDHGTVVVNGGLTVTYTPPDDFSGPATFRYTAEDATGHRTSAPVTITVGTPPVVPDKAVSTPAGQPTSVSLPGTDALGRPVADRRITQPAHGRARLNADGSVTYTPDPGFTGQDRFTYEIVDADGNVAQGTIVVTVPPPATSPSASPSASPSGPATRSPTPSRAPAHTPAPELPTTSGPAPTLMFGTAGLCTLLGAMLLAVGRRATTVPPNRLGKCRPGRHRAR; encoded by the coding sequence ATGCACCGCACCGGCGCCGCGGGCCTCCTGCTCTGCGCGGTCGTCCTGGCCACCTGCGCGTTTCTGGCCGGCCCGAGCCGGGCCGCGACCGCCGGGTTCGCGCTCCGCTTCGAGGCGAACACGAACGGCTCGGTCCTGATCCGGGGCAACGCCAACCTGGTCTGCCCGGTCGCCGATCCGGCCTGCGCGAACGGCCGGGCCGGGCTCGGCGCGAAGCTGAACGACAACGACTTCGCGATGGTCGGCGCGGATGCCGACCACGACCCGGCGACGGTCAACGACAGCACCGCGACGGTGGCCCTGCCGCCGGGCAGCACGGTGCTCTTCGCCGGCCTGTACTGGAGTGCCGACCTCACCGCCGCACCCGTTCCGGCCAACAAGAACAAGGTCAAATTCCGGACCGCTTCCGGTACGGTCTGGCAGCCGGTCACCGCCTCGACCGTCTACACCACCGGCTCCGCCTATCAGGGCTTCGCCGACGTGACCGCGCTGGTCGCCGGCGCCGGCAGCGGCGTCTACGGCGTCGCCGACATCCAGGCCGGTGTCGGCGTCAACCGGTTCGCCGGGTGGGCGCTGGCGGTGGCGTACCGGAACCCGGCCGAGGTGCTGCGTGCCCTGCGGGTCTACGACGGCCTGGAGACGGTGAGCGGCTCGGGCACCCTGGACATCCCGGTGAGCGGCTTCGAGACCCCGCACTCGGGCGCGGTGCGGGCCGAGGTCGGCACCGTCGCGTACGAGGGTGACCTGGGCACCAAGCTCGACGCGCTGCGCCTGAACGGGCAGCCGATGTCGGACTCCGCGAACCCGGTCGACAACTTCTTCAACAGCACGGTGAGCAGCGGCGGCGCGCCGGTCGGCGGGCGCGACCCGGGCTACCCCAACCTGTTCGGCGTCGACATCGACCAGCTCGACGCGACCGGCAAGCTGGGCCACGCGGTCACCTCGGCCACCCTCACGCTCACCACCAGCGGGGACACGTACTACCCGGGGGTGGTCACGTTCGCCATCGACCTGTACGCCCCGAAGCTGGTCACCACGCTCGCCGGCACCGACCTGAACGGCGGCGATCTGCAGGCCGGCGACCTCGTCGAGTACCGGATCGACGTGCGCAACGACGGCAACGACACCGCGGACGGGACCGTGCTGTCCGACGCGATCCCGCCGTACACCAGCTACGTCCCGGGCTCGATGCGGATCGAGGGCGTCCCGGCCGCCGACGCGTTCAGCGGCGGCCGGATCGACGTCACCCTCGGCGACATCGCCTACCAGGGCGCCACCTGGGTGACGTTCCTGGTGCGGATCGATCCGGGCGCGCCGGCCGGTTACGCGGTCACCAACCTGGTGTCGCTGAGCTACACCGGGCACACCGCCGGGGTCGGCGTCTCCGGGCTGGCCGGCACGGTCGCCAGCGTGGTCGCGCCGGCCCAGTCGGACCTGGCCGCGACGCTGAGCGTGGCGCCGGGCGTGGTGCAGCAGGCCGCGCTCCCGGCGATGGTCACCTACCTGGCCACCGTGACGAACAACGGCGCCTCGGCCGAGCCGGACGCCGGCGCCGAGCTGACCCTGCCGGCCGGCGCGACGACCGGCGCCCTGCCCGCCGGGTGCACCGCGTTCGCGCAGGTGGTGACGTGTGCGCTCGGGCCGCTGCAGCCGGCCTCCAGCGCGAGCGTGGCGATCCCGGCGACCGCGGTCTCGGCGACGCTGCGGGTCTTCGGCACGAACACCGATCCGGTGCCCGGCAACAACACCGGCGTCGCGAGCGTGGTGGTCAACGCGGCGCCGCAGGCGGTCGCCGACCCGGCCGCGGCGCCGGGCGTCATCGCGGTCCTGGCCAACGACAACGACCCCGACGGTACGGTCGGTGCCCTCACCGTCACGATCACCACGCCCCCGGTCCACGGCACGGCGATCGTGCTGGCCGACGGCACGATCGCGTACACCCCGGCGGCGGGCTGGGCCGGGACTGAGCCGTTCACGTACACGATCACCGACGCGTACGGCGGCAGTTCGAGCGCCGTCGTCACGGTCCGCACCCCGAACGCCGCCCCGGTCCCGGCCGACGACGCCGCGGCGGTCGACACCGGCGGCACCGTGACCGTCCCGGTGCTGGCCAACGACTACGACCCGAACGGCGACCCGCTCACCGTCACCGCGGTCACCGACCCGAGCCACGGCACCGTCACGATCACCGGCAACGCGATCGTCTTCACCCCGCTGCTCAGCTTCGTCGGCACGGCGACCTTCACCTACACGGTCAGCGACGGCCAGGACACCGCGACCGCGCGGCTCGACGTCGACGTCGCGAACGCGATCCCGACCGCCGCCGACGACCTGGCCTCGGTCGCCTACCTGGCCGCGGCCACGGTCCCGGTGCTCACCAACGACACCGACATCAACGGTGACCCGCTGAGCATCGTCTCGGTGGCCACCCCGGCGCACGGCACCGCGACGGTCGCCGGCGGCACGGTCGTCTACCAACCGGCCGTGGGCTTCTCCGGCGCCGACACGTTCGGCTACACGATCACCGACAACCACAGCGGGACGTCGGTCGCCCAGATCACCGTGCTCGTCGCCGACGCGCCGCCGACCGCGGTGGACGTCACGCGGAGCACGCCCTACCTGACCCCGGTGGCGGTGGACCCGCCGGTCTGGGGCACCGACCCGAACCCGGGTGACACGCTCGTGGTCAGCGGGGCGGCCAACCCCGCGCACGGCAGCGTGGTGCGCAATCCGGACGGGACGCTCACCTACACGCCGTACGCCGGCTGGTCCGGCACCGACGTCTTCACGGTCACGGTGAGCGACGGCCGGGGCGGCACCGACACCGGCACGGTCACCATCGTGGTGGCGAACGCCCCGCCGACCGCCCGCCCCGAGTCGGTGACCCGGCCCGCCGGGCTGCCCTCGACGATCGACGTGCTGCTCAACGACGACGACCCGAACGGCGACCCGCTGACCGTCACGGTCGACACCCCCGCGACGCACGGCACGGCCACCGTCGCCGCCGGCCGGGTCGCCTACCAGCCGGTCGCCGGGTACGCCGGGCCGGACGCGTTCCACTACACGATCGCCGACGGGCACGGTGGCACGTCCGGGGCCACGGTCACGATCAGCCTGGTCAACGCGCCGCCGACGGCCCGCCCGGACACCGCGTCCACGCCGACCGACACCCCGGTCACGATCGACCCGACCGGCAACGACGACGACCCCAACGGCGACACGCTGACGCTGCTGACCTGGACCGCGGCGGCGCACGGGACGCTCACCGCCGGGGCGGGCGGAACCGTGGTCTACACCCCGGCGGCCGGCTTCACCGGGACGGACAGCTTCGGCTACACGATCGCCGACTCGCACGGCGTGCCGGACTCCGCGATCGTCACGGTGGTGGTCCGCAACGCGCCGCCGGTCGCGGTGGACGACACGTTCCGGGTGCGGGCGCAGGGCGCGACCGCGCTCGCCGTGGTCGCCAACGACCACGACCCGAACACCGGGCAGGCGCTGAGCGTGCTGTCCACCGGCTCGCCCGCGCACGGGACGGTCGCGGTCACCGGGCCGCTCACGATCGGCTACACCCCCGCGCCGGGCTTCGCCGCGGACACCTTCAGCTACGTGCTCACCGACGACCTGGGCGGCACCGACAGCGCCACGGTCACCATCGCGGTGGACCCGGCGCCGGTCGCGGCCGACGACACCGCGGAGACCGGCGCGGCTACCCCGGTCACCATCGACGTGACCGCGAACGATCACGACCCGCTGGGCGACGCGCTGACCGTGAGCGGCACCGGCGCACCCGCGCACGGCACCGCGTCGGTGCTGGCCGGCGGCCGCGTCCGGTATCTGCCGGCGGCCGGCTTCGCCGGGATCGACACGTTCGGCTACGACCTCGGCGACCCGATCGGGAACACCGCCCACGCCCAGGTCAGCGTGCTGGTCCGGCCCGCCCCGACGGCCCGGCCGGATCACGCCGCGGTGCACGCCGGGCAGTCCGTCGACGTGGACGTGCTGGCCAACGACACCGGCAACGCGTTGACCGTGACCGCCGTGGACGCGCCGGTCCGGGGCACCGCGACGCTCGCCGGGGGCACGGTCCGCTACGCGGCGCCGGCGCTCTGGACCGGATCCGAGACCTTCCGGTACGTCGTGACCGACGCCCTGGGCGGGACCGCCGACGCCACCGTGACGGTGGTCGTCACCGACGTCACGCCGTTCGCCGTGCCGGATTCCCGGGTCACCGCGTACCGCAAGGCCGTCACCGTCCCGGTGCTGGCCAACGACCTGGTCGAGGACGCGCCCCTGCGGATCGTCGGGGTGACCGACCCGGATCACGGCACGGTGGTGGTCAACGGCGGCCTGACGGTCACCTACACGCCGCCGGACGACTTCTCCGGGCCGGCCACGTTCCGCTACACCGCCGAGGACGCCACCGGGCACCGGACCTCGGCCCCGGTGACGATCACGGTCGGGACGCCGCCGGTCGTGCCGGACAAGGCGGTCAGCACCCCGGCCGGGCAGCCGACCTCGGTGTCGCTGCCCGGGACCGACGCGCTGGGGCGGCCGGTCGCGGACCGGCGGATCACCCAGCCGGCGCACGGGCGGGCGCGGCTGAACGCGGACGGGTCGGTGACCTACACCCCGGATCCCGGGTTCACCGGGCAGGACCGGTTCACCTACGAGATCGTCGACGCGGACGGCAACGTGGCCCAGGGCACGATCGTCGTCACGGTGCCGCCGCCGGCCACGTCGCCCAGCGCCTCCCCCAGCGCGTCCCCGTCGGGGCCGGCGACCAGGTCGCCCACACCGTCGCGGGCGCCCGCGCACACCCCGGCGCCGGAGTTGCCGACCACGAGCGGGCCGGCGCCGACGCTGATGTTCGGCACGGCCGGGCTGTGCACGCTGCTGGGGGCGATGCTGCTTGCGGTGGGGCGGCGGGCTACGACCGTACCCCCGAATCGTCTTGGAAAATGCCGGCCCGGGCGGCATCGAGCGCGGTGA
- a CDS encoding winged helix-turn-helix transcriptional regulator: MRRVDLDDVDCGITQALGVLTDWWTFLIVRDVAGGVTRFDALQKELGMSRRALAERLAALVEQGVLERRRYTDRPPRYDYVLTAKGEGLLPVLLALQEWGDRFVLGDGSLTATTAGGSAEHRRARALVGRRLPEIVLPRADGTPTPAAEPGVWTVLFCFPGAFAPGPQAYPPLWNDIPGASGCTLETMTYASRAGAFAAAGARIHGVSTQRTDQLGAYAEHAALPYDLLSDADGRLATALRLPTFRAGGADRLKRLTMLIDPAATIRAVQFPVTDPAGSVDEMLTALDAARAGIFQDDSGVRS; encoded by the coding sequence GTGAGGCGAGTCGACCTGGATGACGTGGACTGCGGGATCACGCAGGCCCTGGGGGTGCTGACCGACTGGTGGACGTTCCTGATCGTGCGGGACGTGGCCGGCGGCGTGACCCGCTTCGACGCTCTGCAGAAGGAGCTCGGGATGAGCCGCCGCGCCCTGGCCGAGCGGCTCGCCGCCCTGGTCGAGCAGGGTGTGCTGGAGCGCCGGCGATACACCGACCGCCCGCCGCGCTACGACTACGTGCTCACCGCCAAGGGCGAGGGGTTGCTCCCGGTGCTGCTCGCGCTGCAGGAGTGGGGTGATCGCTTCGTGCTCGGCGACGGCTCGCTGACCGCCACCACGGCCGGCGGGTCGGCCGAGCACCGTCGTGCGCGGGCGCTGGTCGGGCGCCGCCTGCCGGAGATCGTCCTGCCGCGGGCGGACGGCACGCCCACCCCGGCCGCCGAGCCCGGTGTCTGGACCGTGCTGTTCTGCTTCCCCGGCGCGTTCGCGCCCGGCCCGCAGGCCTACCCGCCGCTCTGGAACGACATCCCCGGCGCGTCCGGCTGCACGCTGGAGACGATGACCTACGCGTCCCGGGCCGGGGCGTTCGCCGCCGCCGGGGCCCGGATCCACGGCGTCAGCACCCAGCGCACCGACCAGCTCGGCGCCTACGCCGAGCATGCCGCGCTGCCCTACGACCTGCTCTCCGACGCCGACGGCCGGCTCGCCACCGCGCTGCGCCTGCCCACGTTCCGGGCCGGCGGCGCCGACCGGCTCAAGCGCCTGACCATGCTGATCGACCCGGCGGCCACGATCCGCGCGGTCCAGTTCCCGGTCACCGACCCGGCCGGTTCGGTCGACGAGATGCTCACCGCGCTCGATGCCGCCCGGGCCGGCATTTTCCAAGACGATTCGGGGGTACGGTCGTAG
- a CDS encoding MFS transporter: protein MKLTAFWRLWTAGATSHLGSAVTGVALPLAALTVLHASAFEMGLITAATYLAYLLISLPAGVIVQRLPLRRIQVGADLVRAVAVASIPLAWWAGWLTIAQLIGVALVVSFATVLFDVGNQTFLPTIVPAEQIQSRNSLNSGMHAATQLGGPSLGGLLVQVLGAVPTLLTDVASYLFSAALLRTLPERRVEPDRDRPPMLVLIREGFGYVVRHPIIGPCMWDATAINFVCGAQLALFPFYLVRELHTAPGLAGLLLAADGLGALVGAALTTWFTSRFGTARSLMITAVTGVAGALIIPLGTGAAAYLAFAAGCVIFSVSTVVLSVTTRTYRMTASPPELLSRVIATVKFVSWGAIPIGGLVAGALAGPLGARTTLLLFGALTAISPLIYLFSPIRKLRDLEDLAIPTPQDQNLLSRTP from the coding sequence ATGAAACTTACTGCGTTCTGGCGTTTGTGGACCGCGGGGGCGACGAGCCACCTCGGTTCGGCGGTCACCGGCGTGGCCCTGCCGCTGGCCGCACTGACCGTGCTGCACGCGTCCGCCTTCGAGATGGGCCTGATCACCGCCGCCACCTACCTGGCGTACCTGCTGATCAGCCTGCCGGCCGGGGTGATCGTGCAGCGGCTGCCGCTGCGCCGCATCCAGGTCGGCGCCGACCTCGTCCGGGCCGTCGCGGTGGCCTCCATCCCGCTGGCCTGGTGGGCCGGGTGGCTGACGATCGCGCAGCTGATCGGGGTCGCGCTGGTGGTCAGCTTCGCGACCGTGCTGTTCGACGTGGGGAACCAGACGTTCCTGCCGACGATCGTCCCGGCCGAGCAGATCCAGTCCCGCAACAGCCTCAACTCCGGCATGCACGCCGCGACCCAGCTCGGCGGGCCGTCCCTGGGCGGTCTGCTGGTGCAGGTGCTCGGGGCGGTGCCGACGCTGCTCACCGACGTGGCGAGCTACCTGTTCTCGGCGGCGCTGCTGCGCACGCTGCCGGAACGCCGGGTCGAGCCGGACCGGGACCGGCCGCCGATGCTCGTGCTGATCCGCGAGGGGTTCGGCTACGTGGTCCGGCACCCGATCATCGGCCCGTGCATGTGGGACGCCACCGCGATCAACTTCGTCTGCGGCGCGCAGCTCGCCCTCTTCCCGTTCTACCTGGTCCGCGAGCTGCACACGGCGCCCGGCCTGGCCGGCCTGCTGCTCGCCGCGGACGGCCTGGGCGCGCTCGTGGGTGCGGCGCTGACCACCTGGTTCACCAGCCGGTTCGGCACCGCCCGAAGCCTGATGATCACCGCGGTGACCGGCGTGGCCGGCGCGCTGATCATCCCGCTCGGGACCGGGGCGGCCGCGTACCTCGCGTTCGCGGCCGGCTGCGTGATCTTCTCGGTCTCGACCGTGGTGCTGAGCGTGACCACCCGGACGTACCGGATGACGGCCAGCCCGCCGGAGCTGCTGTCCCGGGTGATCGCCACGGTCAAGTTCGTGTCCTGGGGCGCGATCCCGATCGGCGGCCTGGTCGCGGGCGCGCTGGCCGGGCCGCTCGGCGCGCGGACGACGCTGCTGCTGTTCGGCGCGCTGACCGCGATCTCCCCACTGATCTACCTGTTCTCCCCGATCCGAAAACTCCGCGACCTGGAAGACCTCGCCATCCCCACCCCACAAGATCAAAACCTGTTGTCCCGTACGCCGTGA